The following nucleotide sequence is from Siniperca chuatsi isolate FFG_IHB_CAS linkage group LG2, ASM2008510v1, whole genome shotgun sequence.
gaaatagtgattgcctcctaaacctaataactggttgggccacgcttagcagcaacaactgcaatcaagcgtttgtgataacttgcaatgagtcttttacagcgctgtggagcaattttggcccactcatctttgcagaattgttgtaattcagccacattggagggttttcgagcatgaactgcctttttaaggtcatgccacagcatctcaataggattcaggtcaggactttgactctgccatgcaggccatttttgcacagtctctttcttatggtggaatcatgaacactgaccttaactgaggcaagtgaggcctgcagttcctgtggcctagtcaaagtcctgaccacTATTTCACActgggccatgtaggtttggattttgtttttccttaataataacaaccttcatttaaaaactgcattttgtgtttacttgtgttatctttgattaatatttaaatttgtttgatgatctgaaacatttaagtgtgacaaacatgcaaaaaaataagaaatcaggaagggggcaaacactttttcacaccactgtacatgacatacatacagtgatcatgaaaaactgaaaaaatgtggTGGTGTTTTATCAGAGCTGACATGATACCACATATCAAGCAATAAAAAAAGTGGTATATACACATTGCAGCAGTTTGCAGTGCTGTAGTCTCTGCCCAGGTGCATGACCTAGAACCCTAGAGTCCTACATACGCAGCTTCATGCCTCACTGCAGAGCACGGCAAGGGAATACCAATGTACGCAGCCTAAACTTCAGGTATTAAGTGGAAATGAAAGATCAGTGAAACAAACCCTGATCCACGATGCTGTAGATCATTGTTAAATAttcactggtgtgtgtgtatacagctTCTACATTTATTTCTTATGACTTACTTATTTAAGTTCGCATTAAGTACGGCGCTACCACAAAACCCTGTGAGATTCGGGTTTGAGAAATTGACATAAAGCaattttgcaaaacaaaaattgtGAATATTTTCACCTATCTTCTGCGAAAAGGTAAATTTGTTTCAATTCAATCaggaaaaatgtagaaaaattgTTTAATATTGAAATCAATTATTTCAACAGGCTGAATATATAACTCACTACTTATTTTaacaaattgaatattttgatatttagtATGAAGTTTTTTGTTCAATTTGAATTTTAAAGCAATATCTGAATATCTCTGACAATGAACTGTCCCCAACCCAACTTATTTCTTTCTTGTAATATGCATGCTTAAATCATTAAAAGATCAAATGGAGACATTTACCAGTACCTTATAAATTTCCAAAATAGATTCTTTCTACTGTCTTCATTCTGTCTTATGTGAAAATGCAGGGACGACGGACTGATTGGCATGTAAGTTACATTTTATCCAGCAGTCACAGACACGAAGCATGAAACGACGACAGCAAAGGTTCAGGTTTAGAAACACCTGACTTTGGAATGAGTcagttagggctgcaactactaATTACTTTCAGCATTGAATCATTTGTCTATTACTCAactaatcatttagtctataaaatgtcagaaaatagtgaaaaaatggcCATAGCGATTTCCAAGAGCctaaggtgatgtcttcaaattgtttattttgccAAATATCAGTCCAGTACTCAAAGGTACTTCATTTCTGAtgacataaaagagaaaaacagaaaatccttaCATTTCCAAAGCTGGAACTAatgaatgtttagcattttagcttAATGAATTAACCCATTATCAcaattgttgatttattttctaaCAAGCAATTAATCCAACTAAACTAGTCGTTTTAGTACTAAAGTTCACAATGAATAGTTTTGGTTTGTTGCATTGAGTGGATATTCCAAACACTAAAACTGATAAGATACAATGAAGTCTATTCATCAACTCCAAATCATACCTACAGACTCTCCGAGTGATATTGCCATTTATGAGCAGCAATTTAACTGTGGTACACTGTATTGGAAAGTGTCAAGGAGGCACTTGAGATTTCCTTGCAGTTGATATCTTactttaaaatctaattttaagtattttactCCACATTAAAGGTAACATGTCCCATTGATTggcatttatattatattttggggCAGCCGTTCTAAAATGAGGACTGACTATTCAAACACCTGCTTATCCCCAGAACTCAGAGTCTCATTGATCAAACTGATGAGTACTTAAATCATCTGAGTGGTGTCTGTGGATTGTTTTGTCTCTggattgttttgtgtgtgcatgaaaggTTAGGGTGTAGAACGGTCTGGTGGGGGTCTTAAAGTGAGAGGAAGTGGGCACCCTACAGCTCTACGGGGGTCGAAGACTCGAGCGAGACAGGGAACGAGACCACAGGATTCTTTGAAAACAGGAGATCTCAGGAGGGCTTCAGAGCTGCTCTTTACACGTCGCTGAGCTGTAAAGCCTTTGTTGGTCTGCCTGCTCCGACGCTTTAAGTCAAAATCTGCCTGCTGAGAAGTTTGCCTCTCATTTCATTTCTCTACTCCTCTCATCTGCTAATTTTGCTAAATTGAAGACGCTTACTTCCATATATATGTGTCTTagatttcagtgtttgtttggttCTCATTAGCAGTGCTTTCAATAAATACTTTCAAGTCATAATTTCAAGTCAAGACCTCATTTCAGAAGCTTTTCATCTTACAGCCTCTACAGGACTTCTGTAGCACACTGTATCAACTGTCACTTCTCTCATTCAGTTTGTTCCTTTGCTATCAACACTGATACCTTAGACACTAATCGAGCAGGCATCTAAGTCTTTTCAGCAATTACTTAACTCTAAAACACTAGCAAGCTGTTTCATGCATGTTTTTGATTTACAACACTACTTTGGCTTGATTCCTGTGATACTCTGTTCTCCTGTTCCAGCAAGCCATACGATGTGCACCAACCATTCTGCTCTCAGGATCCTAACGCAATCAAACATCTGATATACAGATGCCAAACTTCAAAGTTagtccatatactgtacattaaaaacctctgaaaaaaataagtaatgTAGAAAAAATAGGGCTTTCTTTTAAGGATCTTTAATCTTTGGGTCAGTTTGAGCGTGTTCTCGCAGGATTTTATGGCACCTGCGTTAGGAGGAGTTTGTAAATATTAGACCACACCAGTCCTGCAAACCTAAAAGCTTTTTCTAGAAATCTAAGCCAAACTAGCCCACTGTCATAACTCATAAAGCTGCCTAAGATAGAAATTTGCGCTGCACTCAAAAACAGAGTTGTGTAAGGACAAAAAAAAGGTGTGGTAGGAGGTAGAAACAGGTATGCTGTGCCAAAAAGATCAAACAGAGGCTCGTTGGTTATTTAGACTACGTGAGGCTAGTTTAGACTCTTAAGGACCTATTTAAAACAACTACATTGTTTAGAGTGGAACCTAGTGAGACAAGAGGACGttggaaattaaaatgaattgcAACATTACTTTGCCTCTTTTCAGTCACCTTTAAGTACCATAAACTGTCTTTGTTCAATTCATCACAGACTGCATCTGAACATGAATTCTGAAGTTTGTAAAGAGCTTTCCTTATTTGAACTTTTGCACCTGTCTGACCccaaacattttgtgttgtgtggATGTGCAAATACTTCCataacacatgcacacgcagACAGAGCACACTGTAGACTAGGGCAATGTCTCAGCACTCTCCcgttttttaaaattagttttgatgtgctgcagtgtgtgcaaCAGGCACAgaatttgttatatttttatcaTTCCATTATATCCGACATGCGCTGAACCTCTCTCCATCCAAGCCTTCTTTCAGCCTATGTGCCTCtgagtgaaaacacacagaacttcaaaagaaatgaaatgactaAGCTTCTACCATCTatgggcttttatttgctttactGATACTCTGAATGAAGCTCAACAGCGCCAACCACAGGCTGCTAAAGGGATCAAATCTATCAAATCCTTGCAAGAAGCACAGATACATAATCAAACATAACTAACTTAGTGAAGTGTGAAGAGGTCAAGAGGACTTCTTGATCATTTCAAATGACAAGAAAATAAGAGATCTTCAATATTACACCCAACAATTAATAACAATGTgcaaaataattcaattaaagaGTGTCATAGTGAAAAATAAAGCTATTATAGTTGTGGATAAGTGTGAGAAACCCCTCCAAACACACTGAAAATTAAGGATTTGGGATCATTCATTCcttacaaacacaaaatgacgAAACATGGCTAGCCAGCTAGCACACCTATGGAGAACACTTTTGGGCTGTCAGAACAGATAGTGAAAACTGCTTTGTTAAGGctataaacattattttaatatacacAGTTTTTTGAGATTTTCAATGTCATGTTCTTGATAACTTCATGTTTTGCCTAAATTACAGCAGTTCTAAAAGACAGAGTTATACTAGGGCCTTTTGAGTTTAACAGCCCAGAATGGAGTCGTCCCAcagcttctcctcctctgtcctagTATCtactttctcttttgttttcttcttctctttcctgtATTTAGGTTTGGCTGGCTCATCTTGTCCAACATCCCCTTGCTCAACATTCATTTCAGCCTGAATATGCACTTCAGTCTCTTTTCTATTGTCCATCAGGTTCTCTGGCATTAAATTGTCCATCACCCTTTCACCTCCTTCCGCCCCAAAGTCCTCCTCCCGGGATTGCTTTTCTTGTCTTCTCCGCTTGCCATGATTTCTTCGCTTTTTTcgcctcttctcttcctctgacTCTCCAGATTCCCCTCTTCTCCTGTCCCCCGACTCATtatctctttccctcctccgtcgcttcctcctcttctcctccttgtTTGAGTCCTCATCTCTAgccctcctgtctctctccctcctggaTCTTCTaatcctcctcttttctctgcgCCTGTATGCACTGTCATCGCTGTCACTTGTGCTACTGCTATAGGAGGAGGAATGCGACGAGGAGTGAGATGATGAGGTCATATACGAGGAGGAGCTTGACTGCTTTCTGCGCCTCCTTCTCTTTATGGGCTGACCAGCGAACAGTGGAGAGCCTGAGCTTGGAAGCACTGGGGGAGGGCAGTTGTAACCCCAGCCATGGGATGGCCGGGGAGGGCCCTGATATGGAGGACGCCACCCTTCAACTGGGTTGTAACAACCAAGGCGGGAGTGATGAGGAGGGTTAGAGGTGGGAAGGAAGGTGGGCATAGGTTTGTTCAGTTCTGTGATATCCCCCTTGTTTAAtacttcctcttcttcttcttcctcatcctccttttGTGTGTCACCCAGAGGGAGGACTTGACTGGTCTTGGGGGTGATTCCACGAGCCTTCTGAACCTGAATGTAATCTGACAGTTCGTCTGCAAATGTGCTGTAGACTTTTTGTTGGGATTTGCACAGGTCAGTGACCTTCTTCTCCCTGGTCAAGAACATGCAAACAGGAATTACGTTGATGTCACACTAAAGCCCaaataacttttctttttaccactagagagcagaaaaacaaacttagTTTTGTAATACCATCAGCTTATCAAGTGCCTAAGGTTAACTTAAGATGTCAAACCATTTCCTACTTGcaaccagcagacacagagcaacatcaaCATCCAATGTATGTATGATAAAAGCAGAGGTAGTTCTCATACTaaatatggcaaaaaaaaaaaaaaaacaacttcatgTTTTGACCTTCAAGGTCTTCATCAGCCAAACATTCATTATCACATGAAGCTTGCAATATTCAGTGAGCGGAATAACtcgttttcttttttgtgcttCTTTTGTCCTGCACCTATATGCAAATGGGGTTGGTTGTGCACACTATCCACCTCCTTTGAGTATGTGACAACCATGGGACACAATTAATGTATGGGATCAAAAACATTACTTAATAGAGCTTTAATGATGCCAAAGTTCTAGAAAGGTAAGTTGCAGTATAGCAGAGATTAAATTTTAAGTGCAGTATAAATGATGAAACAATGGTGTGTGTGTCGGAACATTGTTGATCTTACCTAATCTGGTGTTTGTTTCCCTGCATGTGGGCCTGGTACATCTCCACAGAGTTAAATTGCACACTACACATCGGACACATCAGGGAGTTGGCTGTAGACAACAGAAAGCAGGTGAGGTGGGAAAGGAGGACGAGAGGGCATAAATTGCTAAATGATGGCTTAGAAGCACTTAGATATACAGCTTCCTTTGCTTTTTTCTAATTGTAGTTTCTATCTCACGTCAAAATAATAACactcatttaacattatttttgcatttgggGGTCTCTAAGTCTTCTCTACAAAGATGTCATACAGCtacaactgaaaataaaataagaaaacgCCTAAGGTTAACATTCTGTGTGACACCTGAAAACTGTCGCTAACTAATTGAAACTCTGCTATGTAATTATTTAACATAAGCGCAGTTAGACTAACTGCCCCTTGTCAACACTAGTTTATTGTCACAAAGTTATCAAGCTAACACCTACCTGTTTTATATCCTACCTACTTGCTACATCTAAAGGGGTGAAATCTTCATGGCTGAGGGGATTTGCCGTTTCAAATATTAGTGTTATTTTCTCAATCGTTTATGTGTTTATGAGTTTCGGGCAGTCATACTGTTGCCAGCTTCtactgattttatttgttgCCTTACATCTTAGTGTGTCTAACAAAGGACAAATGTGCATCAagaatcatcatcatcttcacatTAATATTGCTTCTTTATATACACTCAATATTGTTATGTGCAACTCTGCAATTTCAATATAATTCCTGCAGGGTCTGTTGCCCTTTGTATTATACTGCTTTGCTGAGAGGCAGGACCCTGTGTTACCTTGTTGCACATCGTCTCCGAGCTCTTTGAGCAGGTCCTGTCTTGCCTGATTCCTCTGGTGTTTGCGTCCATTGTAGTGCTGCACAGCCATTTGGGGATTGTTGAAGGAAGCAGCACAGAGGGCACAGTACTTGTCAGGGTCCCTCAGATCAACCTCTGTGCTGGGGGTAGTTGGGGTGGCTGTTGGGTCCAGAAGATGCTCCATACCACCCTCTGGGACTGATTTCTGGTCAGTATTAGCAGAATCCTGAGTCAGACTTGGTGAAGTACGCACCTCTGTGTACCTGTCTATAACTGCAACGAGAAATTATTGATTTAGGTTAATTTCTGTTTGACGTTCTGAACTTAAGTAGAACTTGTGCATACAGTTGAATCATACTGTCAACAAAGTTTGCTGTTTATCTGTAAACATTAAAATTCAGATCACTATAATACTTTTCAGTCACACAACCCACACTTGCCTGGGGGCTGAAGACCTTGTTTACGAAGATTTTTTGAATGGACTTTGCCTTCATAGTGTGATCTTGCCACCACGTGAGAACTAAACACCATGTTACACAGCTCACAGAAATGGTCCTTGTCAGTAGTCATTGTCTGCTGCAAAAGACAGGAACAAGACTGGCTAATCAAGAGACAGATATTTGCTTTCTGACATAATATGTAAACTGAAAAGAATTAATAAAGAAGAGAATAAGAAAGATGTCTTAGACCATCTCAAGTTCTACTACATCTTTTGAATATACTCTCCACTGCAACTTACAGCTGCTTGTTTGTTGTAAGttcaaaatgtttctgctgGCACTTGCGTTTGGGACTTGGTACCTCCATTCCTATGCACCAGTCTACGTTCTGCATTCCTTCACTACACTCTAACACCTCTCTCTTACGTGATCATATTCTATTGAGAAGGATATCATTAGGGCACTTAAGTTATGACCCTCAAACTTCTTACCATTAGATGCTTGCAGCATTATGGTTTATATTCATTCTTCTTGTTACACTCATTGTTCGACGTTACAATTAAGATTACACCTAAATGTGTAAAGAGTAAAATCTCAAAATGCGCACTAACCTGGGGTCCTGTGGACTCGTTGTTCATCTTCTCAGCTCTCTTGGCCTGCAGGTACACTCTGACTTTCTGAGCATGTTTCTTTCCCTGCAGTTGGGGGATATGGGAGACATTATTATAAAGCCCCCGACCTTGTGAGGTCAACAAAACTGTACCACAGTTCCGTAACTAGTGCCTGGAAAGCAGCACACACCTCATAGTGGGACAGCCGCTGAGATTCAAAGAGCAGCACAGCCTCACACACATGGCAGTAGTCGTCAGTGAGGAGACCCTTTAGTAGCTCCTCTTCACTCTTGTCTCCTGTGTGGCAGAATATACTGTCACTGTTAAGCCACAGTGAATAAAGTGGAAGATTATTTAAGCATGATGAACAAATAACGGGCTATTAAATCATTATATGACATTCATTTGGGAGATAATTTCATCCAAAGCAGCTTAAGTTttctcacagaaaaaaaatttgaaacTTGAAACTTTCACAGTCATTTATATATAATGCAAACCTATATCAGATAACTGTTGCTCTTGTGTCTCCACAGTGGTTGGCTTTGATACATACAGAGACAGTTCTTTTTCTGGACAAGTTggtttttgaaaaattaaaagctGCAAAATTAAAATACTAATTTTTACAATTGTCACTGTCTGAATGTGAAAAAGGTCATCCAACATTCACAATCATTCTGTTTTTTGAGGCCAGGAAGTCTGCACAGTACAAGACAACAGCGAGAGAAACAGCTTTTCCTGCAATATATACTGCAACAACTTCTTGTACAATGGAAAACGCAACAGCCCATCTTAGAGGAAATTCATAAATTTTACTGAATTCCACACTTATTCAAGAAGCACCCACCCCATAGACCACATTTAATGCAAGACATTATCTATTgtataacattatatatatatatatatatatatatataccaaaaTCTCAAATAAGTCTTTGGGACAGTGGTAAACTAGGAGGTCCTTCCatcattacatttcacaaaatgccTAAATTGACATAAAAATTACTACCTGAACTATTCCCAGTCATCACTAACCTCTTACAGTACTATGCAGAAATACTTCTAAACACTTATAGCATATAACGCTACCATGTGAGAAAATCATGGTTTCATGTTTGACTGCATTCATTCTGCTTGGTCAATGTCTGATGCATATTAATTTTTCACTTCTGCATTCATGCAACCTTTGAATGCAGGAAGGGGTCAGCCACTTTGCCCCGATAGCATCAATAAAGTATATTGTGATCAGCTCGAGTGTGACTATTTTTCCAAAATTGAAGTGTGGGAGTTTCATTTTTAGAGTCTATTAAAATGACATCAATAAATAGGAACTGAGGtattactgtaaaaatatatttgtttacatcctTGCTGCCAATAATTAATGAATACATGTCTACATAATTTAACAATGACATGGTTTGATATGGTATGCTGTATTGAGCTAGTCATAGGACATGACTAATAAATATGCTTTTATGACTGGGACTAAAAAAATTgtaactagagctgaaatgatcacTCTACTACTCAGTTAGAAAATTACTGACTTTAAATTACCTCAAAGtcaaaaatatttgttcattcaatatttgtttatgttgatcAATTGTCACTGATAAATCATTGACAAAATTATCAGAAAATaactattatattaataaatacagaaaatgacCATTGCAGCCCTATCAAGTGTGAAAGTGAGGTTAAGAAAAATAAGGCACTGACAGCGCACATAGTGTACGGGCACAATTTAAACTTACCGACTTACTAATTTAACTCCAATGTAATGCAATCAGACAATTATACTCTAAAATACAGCATGTCCCTCTGTATCTATGTAAAATAGTATCTACAGCTCAAATAAACTAAGGACTGCcatgagtaaaaaaaatatatacacactttGATAGATACTGCCCGAAAAATCCATGTCTGCCGATACATttcaaatattgtacttacCAAATGATAATCAGAGTAGCAGTTAACAAGAGAACAGAGATTGTAGGTACTGTATCTCAAAGTATGTGTACAATGTTTGAacaggagaaaatattttctttagaGCATTTTTTATTCTACTGGTGAGCGAGACCACCGACTGAGGGACACATGGCCATATTTAAAGTATGACTGAATGACATTTCAGCTGGTGAGGTCTGAGATCCTTCAAACTCACAACCAACCCTGAGAATACTATATCTTCAGACTGTACATTTTTGCCACTCCCTACTGTTTTGCTTCATTGCACTGCAGTAAACTGCTTCGACTGATTAAATACTGTTAAATATTGACTAAGTTACCATCTAACGTTATTGCCAGAGAGTATAAAATTAATATCACCCACTAAATGATAAGTTATTTGGTGGCCTCCACTACCAAAACATGTTGCTTCCCAACCGGCTCACCTTAACCGCTGGTATGTGGCTAATTTTAAATGGTCAATAGGCTGTTTGGGTTGGGGACTGTATTTGCGGACACTAGCTCGCAAGACAATTAACGTTAGCAACTGGCCGACCACTTCCGGACCTGGTATTTCGAGCAACCACTTAACGTTCATTTTGTATGGTTTAAAAGGTTGTTTTGGTGGGCGATACCTTTTACGAGTTATGTACGCACGGACcgatataaaatattaaacaactCCTAACGTTACAGCTGTTAGACAGTTGACATTAGCGTTTTTAGCTAAGGAGCTAGCTCACTCGATTGTTGAGCTGACTAGCCAGTTAGCTAAAAAGCTAACGTTGGCTCGGCAGGAAGGACGTCATACGGCTGAATTTTCACGTTCTAGACAAAACTCACCTTCAACCTGGGTACTATCTAGTTTAGTGTTTATTACTTTGTCAGCATCTGTGACAGAAGCCGCGTTAGGGGTACTAGTAGTGTTATTTTGAGCGTCTGACTCCGCAAGCTGCGGAGTACAGACACTTCTGTCGTCCATCTTTTTCCCTAGTTGTTTAGTGCATGCGCAGTGACGTCGTAGCACTAATGGCGTTCGCTTTGATGGGAGAATCCATCCAAAcaagtaacattttcatttcgTGTAACTATAATTCGCCTAAATCAGAATCGGCCTATTCATTTTGTGGGCTACTCTATGTATTTCAGATAGTTTTGATTTCATGTACTATCGCTCAAACCTGTTCAGggtttcatattttcaaattagTGAATGCAGTGTTGAAAGTTTTGTAAATTTTTAagaagtttttttaaaaaccctttCAGAAAGGGTTATCAAAATAAATTTGACaaaaggcaaataaaaaaaaaactcacacacCCCTTTTCTTTCAATTTCCGGTGTagtttgtttgagtttttgtcagtagggcttttttatttgttatattcAAGTGCCCCAGTAAGCCATGGCAGCGAGCCAGCATACACAATACCAGTACCCTGAAACCgaaacagctaaatggaattcagccatcatgaattttattatttttattttgaaacttctACAACATCTAAGGTTCCTACTTTTTTTTACTAGACAGATACTATTCACACTTTATACCATGGACAATTTtggaaatcaaaaatgaaaaaaaaaaagttaatatcaAAATAGATACTTTATTGTGGGACATTGTAATTTCAACATTTGTTTACCACAGGGAAAATCCATGTAATGCTTGAAAACAAATTTACGGGCAAATATACCAAGTAAACAAGATCAGAGGATCAACATAAAGTTGTTTCACGTCAAGACGAGGACATTGAAGAAGAGGGTCACTAGGTAGAAAAGCAGTGTAAGGGTGGAATGCTGTCACTTCCTTTTCTGGAGCTCTCTGGCTAAGGCATCCAGCTGTGAAGAGTGACACACAGCATAACATGTCAGACACACTATAGCCTACTCAATACACTTATTTGTGCAGTGTATAGATATGTGGGGCATTATGTCAAcagagtgtgcatgtgtttgtgtacagacaCATTCttgtaaagattaaaaaaacaaaactggttAATAAATCCCTTTGATTACAGTGGGACATTAGGCAGCTCAAATGCCTTTTATTTGTATCTGGATTTATACAACCTGCATCCATGCAGCACTAGATAGGGTACCTTTAGTTCACTTACAAGAATGTTTCTCAGGATATTCCTCCTCTGGGGTCTCAAATAGCTGCATTCTCCTGCCTCACATAGCTTAATCTCCTCTGAAatctgagaaacagagagatttgGAATATTTGAGACGAGTAAAGAGGTAAAGAATATCTTCATTCTCAACAGGAAATGCTCAGTGAATGAGAAaactatgcacacacacacaaacactgatccTGACCTCTGATGTGCCGAAAGAGTCCAGCTCCCTCTTGCCTCCAGGGTACCAACCATGGGACCAGTGCTGGCCGCTGGACAGCTGAGCCCCCACACATAGAAGCAGCCCAAGCAGCAAAACCAGCCGAGATACGCACATGATATTCTCACCTAAAGGCAAAGATGAACACTCAATTAGTTCTGACTATAAGAGGCTATTATCTTT
It contains:
- the zmat1 gene encoding zinc finger matrin-type protein 1; translated protein: MDDRSVCTPQLAESDAQNNTTSTPNAASVTDADKVINTKLDSTQVEGDKSEEELLKGLLTDDYCHVCEAVLLFESQRLSHYEGKKHAQKVRVYLQAKRAEKMNNESTGPQQTMTTDKDHFCELCNMVFSSHVVARSHYEGKVHSKNLRKQGLQPPVIDRYTEVRTSPSLTQDSANTDQKSVPEGGMEHLLDPTATPTTPSTEVDLRDPDKYCALCAASFNNPQMAVQHYNGRKHQRNQARQDLLKELGDDVQQANSLMCPMCSVQFNSVEMYQAHMQGNKHQIREKKVTDLCKSQQKVYSTFADELSDYIQVQKARGITPKTSQVLPLGDTQKEDEEEEEEEVLNKGDITELNKPMPTFLPTSNPPHHSRLGCYNPVEGWRPPYQGPPRPSHGWGYNCPPPVLPSSGSPLFAGQPIKRRRRRKQSSSSSYMTSSSHSSSHSSSYSSSTSDSDDSAYRRREKRRIRRSRRERDRRARDEDSNKEEKRRKRRRRERDNESGDRRRGESGESEEEKRRKKRRNHGKRRRQEKQSREEDFGAEGGERVMDNLMPENLMDNRKETEVHIQAEMNVEQGDVGQDEPAKPKYRKEKKKTKEKVDTRTEEEKLWDDSILGC
- the gnrh2 gene encoding progonadoliberin-2; the encoded protein is MCVSRLVLLLGLLLCVGAQLSSGQHWSHGWYPGGKRELDSFGTSEISEEIKLCEAGECSYLRPQRRNILRNILLDALARELQKRK